A single genomic interval of Rhizobium leguminosarum bv. trifolii WSM1325 harbors:
- a CDS encoding acyltransferase 3 (PFAM: acyltransferase 3~KEGG: ret:RHE_CH03393 acetyltransferase protein), which yields MVLGEKLDLANGRPTGFDYMRLLLAFSVLWIHTARVTYGDDLFLWESPFRPFIKSVLPMFFVLSGFLVAGSLERSKTLISFLGNRFIRIYPALAVEVLLAAFILGAIYTEYDLRDYFTDPQFFTYLMNVTGHIHFNLPGVFLDNPDAAMVNGQLWTVPFELECYAVIAVLFLLGVVRRRVIALIATPALIIAFGIARYWKHESDWATMPTTASGNLLICAFLVGVTFYLYKDKVLWDIRIFLASVAMILWAYWFTSFGDFIAIPAMGYVTVFLGLTSPRKLGVLRGADYSYGVFLYGYPIQQAFVALGPWAHNWWLNGIVCSIVAACFAAFSWRFIEKPALKLRKQVTWLENLSLQRGVKRQLAGAVSK from the coding sequence ATGGTTCTCGGCGAAAAGCTTGATCTAGCGAACGGGCGACCGACAGGATTCGACTATATGCGATTACTGTTAGCCTTTTCAGTGCTTTGGATACACACGGCCCGCGTCACTTATGGCGATGACCTGTTTCTTTGGGAGTCGCCATTCCGTCCTTTTATCAAATCAGTGCTGCCCATGTTCTTTGTCCTGAGCGGTTTCCTGGTGGCCGGCAGTCTTGAACGATCGAAGACATTGATCTCCTTTCTCGGTAATCGATTTATCCGGATCTACCCCGCTCTCGCGGTAGAGGTATTGTTGGCTGCCTTTATACTCGGAGCGATCTACACTGAGTATGACCTGCGTGACTATTTCACCGATCCTCAGTTCTTTACATATCTGATGAATGTCACAGGGCACATTCACTTCAATCTCCCCGGGGTATTCCTGGATAATCCTGACGCCGCAATGGTGAACGGCCAGCTCTGGACGGTGCCTTTCGAGCTTGAGTGCTATGCCGTGATCGCCGTTCTCTTCCTGCTCGGTGTGGTCAGGCGGCGGGTGATTGCCCTTATCGCCACGCCGGCTTTGATCATAGCCTTCGGTATTGCAAGATATTGGAAACATGAAAGCGATTGGGCTACTATGCCGACGACCGCGTCTGGCAATCTGCTCATTTGTGCTTTTCTTGTGGGGGTGACCTTCTATCTCTACAAGGACAAGGTTCTTTGGGATATCCGAATTTTCCTCGCCTCTGTGGCAATGATATTGTGGGCCTACTGGTTCACCTCCTTTGGGGACTTCATTGCCATTCCGGCCATGGGGTATGTCACGGTCTTCCTTGGTCTTACCTCGCCCCGCAAGCTTGGCGTCCTGCGTGGGGCCGACTACTCCTACGGCGTCTTCCTCTATGGCTATCCGATCCAACAGGCGTTCGTGGCGCTCGGCCCCTGGGCGCATAACTGGTGGTTGAACGGCATCGTCTGCAGCATTGTTGCCGCTTGCTTTGCCGCCTTCTCGTGGAGATTTATCGAAAAGCCGGCGTTGAAATTGAGGAAACAAGTTACCTGGCTGGAAAACCTCAGTCTCCAACGCGGCGTAAAACGGCAACTGGCCGGCGCGGTCTCGAAATAG
- a CDS encoding membrane-bound PQQ-dependent dehydrogenase, glucose/quinate/shikimate family (KEGG: ret:RHE_CH03394 putative pyrroloquinoline-quinone-dependent quinate dehydrogenase protein~TIGRFAM: membrane-bound PQQ-dependent dehydrogenase, glucose/quinate/shikimate family~PFAM: Pyrrolo-quinoline quinone~SMART: Pyrrolo-quinoline quinone) — MKFLATLFCIVLALIGLALIGGGAWLLRLGGSPYYAIIGLAYLVAALLLWRRKTAGGLIVLLVAVFTLPWALWESGLNFWALFARLMSPIALAGFALLFAPSLSPAANRKLFYGGALVTALIFVAGFGLSFVPHGIIRPSADITAYKTAKGDNSPSDWPSYGRSTAGDRYSPFDQINRGNVSKLDLAWTYRTGKGDGADQNTPLQIGDTVYTCTPTDVIAALDADTGKPRWAFDPKATAPYWQRCRGLGYYKMPTEAQSADGLCNERLVQTTIDARLLEIDSRTGTPCKDFGVNGTVQLSQGMGEVKTGYYFQTSAPLIARNLIVVGGWVTDNQEVGEPSGVIRAFNVVTGELEWAWDLGNPEITKLPPKGQTYTRATPNMWTTAAFDDKLGLIYAPLGNTTPDYYGVNRPAFADQYNATLVALDVTTGREKWKFQTVHHDIWDYDLPAQPILIDLPDGNGATMPALLQTTKRGQLFLLDRRTGTPLAEVQEKPVPQQGGVPEEKLSPTQPYSVGMPTIGAERVTEQTAWGLTMFDQLACRIAFRKMRYDGDFTPIGTQYAIQQPGNLGGLNWGSVSVDLPNNRVFMNDIRVPSLFALIPREEYVDFALTTTAHGPSAPQRGTPYAMATEMWTSRLRVPCTQPPFGTVTAVDLKTRKIAWQVPAGTAEELGPFKIKTKLPMPMGLPSYAGTSATAGGVVFFAGFQDYYIRAYDAENGAELWRYPLPVGSSATPMTYVSPKTGKQYVLISVGGAPYSKDVGDYVLAFSLKDGA, encoded by the coding sequence ATGAAATTTCTGGCCACCCTGTTCTGTATTGTTCTAGCCCTTATCGGATTGGCGCTGATCGGCGGCGGCGCCTGGCTGCTGCGCCTCGGCGGCTCGCCCTATTACGCCATCATCGGGCTTGCCTATCTGGTTGCCGCGCTTCTGCTGTGGCGCCGGAAGACGGCAGGCGGGCTCATCGTCCTGCTGGTCGCCGTTTTCACCCTTCCCTGGGCGCTATGGGAGTCGGGTCTCAATTTCTGGGCGCTGTTTGCCCGCTTGATGTCCCCCATCGCGCTGGCGGGCTTTGCCCTTCTCTTTGCACCATCGCTTTCCCCGGCCGCCAACCGGAAGCTCTTTTATGGCGGCGCCTTGGTGACCGCTCTCATCTTTGTCGCGGGTTTCGGTCTCAGCTTCGTGCCGCATGGGATCATCCGCCCCTCCGCCGACATCACCGCCTATAAAACCGCCAAGGGCGACAACTCTCCCTCCGACTGGCCATCCTATGGCCGCTCCACGGCAGGAGATCGTTATTCCCCATTCGATCAGATCAACCGCGGCAATGTTTCCAAGCTCGATCTCGCCTGGACATATCGCACCGGAAAAGGCGATGGCGCCGATCAGAACACGCCTCTGCAGATCGGCGATACGGTCTACACTTGCACGCCGACAGATGTGATCGCAGCGCTCGATGCAGATACCGGCAAACCCCGCTGGGCTTTCGATCCCAAGGCGACGGCGCCTTATTGGCAACGCTGCCGCGGCCTCGGTTACTACAAGATGCCGACGGAAGCCCAGTCCGCCGATGGTCTTTGCAATGAGCGCCTGGTGCAGACGACGATCGATGCCCGTCTCCTGGAGATCGACAGCAGGACCGGCACGCCCTGCAAGGACTTCGGAGTCAATGGCACCGTGCAGCTTTCCCAGGGCATGGGCGAAGTCAAGACGGGCTATTATTTCCAGACATCGGCGCCGCTGATTGCCCGCAACCTGATCGTCGTCGGAGGCTGGGTCACGGACAATCAGGAGGTCGGCGAACCCTCTGGCGTCATTCGTGCGTTCAACGTCGTCACCGGCGAGCTTGAATGGGCATGGGATCTCGGCAACCCGGAGATCACCAAACTCCCGCCGAAGGGCCAGACTTACACGCGGGCCACGCCCAACATGTGGACGACGGCCGCATTCGACGACAAGCTTGGCCTTATCTATGCACCGCTCGGCAATACCACGCCGGATTATTACGGCGTCAATCGCCCTGCCTTCGCCGATCAATACAATGCGACATTGGTGGCACTCGATGTGACGACGGGTCGGGAAAAATGGAAATTCCAGACCGTGCATCACGACATCTGGGACTATGATCTGCCCGCTCAACCGATCCTGATCGACCTGCCTGACGGCAATGGCGCCACCATGCCTGCTCTGCTGCAGACCACCAAACGCGGGCAGCTTTTTCTCCTCGACCGCCGAACCGGTACGCCGCTTGCCGAAGTTCAGGAGAAGCCGGTGCCGCAGCAAGGCGGCGTGCCGGAAGAGAAACTCTCCCCAACGCAGCCCTACTCCGTCGGCATGCCGACAATCGGTGCGGAGCGCGTGACGGAGCAGACGGCCTGGGGCCTGACGATGTTCGATCAGCTGGCATGTCGCATCGCCTTCCGCAAGATGCGCTATGACGGCGACTTCACCCCGATCGGCACGCAATATGCGATCCAGCAGCCGGGAAATCTGGGTGGCCTCAATTGGGGAAGCGTATCGGTCGATCTGCCCAACAACAGGGTCTTCATGAACGATATCCGCGTCCCCAGTCTCTTCGCACTCATCCCACGCGAGGAGTATGTCGACTTTGCCCTCACCACGACCGCGCACGGCCCCTCCGCCCCCCAGCGCGGTACGCCTTACGCCATGGCCACCGAGATGTGGACATCGAGGCTCCGCGTTCCCTGCACGCAACCGCCCTTCGGCACCGTCACTGCAGTGGATCTGAAGACGCGCAAGATCGCGTGGCAGGTTCCTGCCGGTACAGCCGAAGAACTCGGGCCGTTCAAGATCAAAACCAAACTGCCTATGCCGATGGGCCTGCCGAGCTACGCCGGCACGTCTGCGACCGCCGGCGGCGTCGTCTTCTTCGCTGGCTTCCAGGACTATTATATCCGTGCCTATGATGCCGAGAACGGTGCCGAGCTCTGGAGATACCCCCTGCCGGTCGGCTCGAGCGCAACGCCCATGACCTACGTCTCACCGAAAACAGGCAAGCAATATGTCCTGATATCGGTTGGCGGCGCACCCTATTCGAAAGACGTCGGCGACTACGTCCTTGCCTTCTCTCTAAAAGACGGAGCTTAG
- a CDS encoding adenylate/guanylate cyclase with TPR repeats (PFAM: adenylyl cyclase class-3/4/guanylyl cyclase; TPR repeat-containing protein; Tetratricopeptide TPR_2 repeat protein~SMART: Tetratricopeptide domain protein~KEGG: mlo:mll3276 adenylate cyclase Cya3), which produces MTRKLAAILVADVVGYSRLAGADEDRILARLRTLRSDLVDPTIAVHNGRVVKRTGDGSLIEFRSVVDAVRCAIEVQTAMVERNIGVPSEHRIEFRVGIHLGDVVEENDGDLMGDGVNIAARLEGIAKPGAICLSEDAYRQVKARLDLAVTDLGKIELKNIAEPMQVYSLQIGTPEPNSARQVRPAIEMPSAPAVPDKPSIAILAFNNMSGDAEQEYFSDGISEDIITDLSKLSELHVIARNSSFVYKNVTASVPAMAKALGVRYVLEGSVRKAGNRVRVTAQLIDASNGGHIWASRFDRDLTDIFAVQDELTQEIVAALRLNLTHGDQDRLAQGRALNVDAYELLLRGREQASSHTRTGNRAARSLAADAIAVDPQYAAAQALISFTHVLDYVNAWSTDPEGSLRIGMDLAQKAVEMAEEQPNGRFALGMACMWNRELDRAQAEVQQGLALQPNSAELLLLMAHIQIFSGDPAGALETLDASMRLDPHHPEILFQFRADAHFSLGEYEQAIAAIEQRLQQNSQSETAYALLASCYGHLDRPEESRQAWEKALRINPDFSVERRRRVLPFRNPEDFDRRVEGLRKAGLTGSDLGLC; this is translated from the coding sequence GTGACGCGAAAACTGGCGGCGATCCTGGTCGCAGATGTGGTCGGCTACAGCCGCCTCGCCGGTGCGGACGAGGATCGCATCCTGGCGCGGTTGAGAACGCTGCGCAGCGACCTGGTCGATCCAACAATTGCCGTGCACAATGGCCGGGTCGTCAAGCGAACGGGAGACGGAAGCCTCATCGAGTTTCGCAGCGTCGTCGACGCCGTGCGTTGCGCGATCGAAGTGCAGACCGCCATGGTCGAGCGCAATATCGGCGTGCCGTCAGAGCATCGCATCGAGTTCCGGGTCGGGATCCATCTGGGAGATGTGGTCGAGGAAAACGACGGCGACTTGATGGGCGACGGCGTCAACATCGCCGCGCGGTTGGAAGGAATTGCCAAGCCCGGCGCCATCTGTCTTTCCGAAGATGCCTACCGCCAGGTGAAAGCGCGGCTTGATCTTGCCGTCACCGATCTCGGTAAAATTGAGCTCAAGAATATCGCTGAACCGATGCAGGTCTATTCACTTCAGATCGGAACTCCGGAGCCGAACTCGGCACGACAGGTGCGGCCCGCAATCGAAATGCCGTCGGCTCCGGCCGTTCCCGACAAGCCGTCCATCGCCATACTGGCGTTCAACAACATGAGCGGCGATGCCGAACAAGAGTATTTTTCCGACGGTATCAGCGAGGACATCATCACCGATCTCTCCAAGCTGTCCGAACTGCACGTCATCGCCCGCAACTCATCCTTCGTCTACAAGAATGTAACGGCCTCCGTGCCTGCCATGGCCAAGGCGCTCGGCGTCCGCTATGTCCTCGAAGGCAGCGTCCGCAAGGCCGGCAACCGCGTGCGTGTCACCGCCCAATTGATCGACGCCAGCAATGGCGGACATATCTGGGCCAGCCGGTTCGATCGCGACCTCACCGACATTTTCGCGGTTCAGGATGAGCTCACGCAGGAGATCGTGGCCGCGCTCAGGCTGAACCTCACGCATGGTGACCAAGACCGATTAGCCCAAGGGCGCGCACTCAATGTCGACGCTTACGAGTTGTTGTTACGTGGCCGCGAGCAGGCGTCGTCCCACACCCGAACCGGAAACAGAGCCGCCCGCAGCCTGGCGGCCGACGCCATTGCCGTCGATCCGCAATATGCGGCCGCCCAGGCCCTCATTTCCTTCACCCACGTGCTAGACTACGTCAACGCCTGGAGCACCGATCCGGAAGGCTCGCTGCGGATCGGGATGGATCTCGCGCAGAAGGCCGTGGAGATGGCCGAGGAACAGCCCAACGGCCGCTTCGCACTGGGCATGGCTTGCATGTGGAACCGGGAACTGGACCGGGCGCAGGCGGAGGTGCAGCAGGGCCTCGCGCTACAGCCCAACTCCGCCGAGCTCCTGTTGCTGATGGCCCATATCCAGATATTCTCCGGCGATCCCGCCGGCGCCCTGGAAACACTCGATGCATCGATGCGGCTCGATCCGCACCATCCGGAAATTCTCTTCCAATTTCGCGCCGATGCGCACTTTTCTCTCGGCGAGTATGAACAAGCGATTGCAGCCATCGAGCAGCGGCTCCAACAAAACTCTCAGTCGGAGACCGCCTACGCCCTGCTTGCCTCATGCTATGGGCACCTCGACCGGCCGGAGGAGAGCCGGCAGGCCTGGGAAAAGGCACTCAGGATCAATCCTGATTTTTCTGTCGAGCGCCGCCGGCGGGTCCTTCCATTTCGAAACCCCGAGGACTTTGACCGCCGCGTGGAAGGACTTCGTAAGGCAGGACTTACCGGTTCAGATCTTGGTCTATGTTGA
- a CDS encoding adenylate/guanylate cyclase with TPR repeats (PFAM: adenylyl cyclase class-3/4/guanylyl cyclase; TPR repeat-containing protein; Tetratricopeptide TPR_4; Tetratricopeptide TPR_2 repeat protein~SMART: Tetratricopeptide domain protein~KEGG: adenylate cyclase protein), with protein MERRLAAVLIADVVGYSRLSEIDEEGTRIRFHTDLHELFEPKIATHHGRLIKTMGDGILVEFHSVVDALRCAVKIQQQKAERNAALRPEQRMLFRIGVNLGDVIVEGEDIHGDGVNIAARLESLAQPGGICISGTAFDHTVHKADVGFSALGEQRLKNIADPVRVYRVLLDPSEAGKVVASRRPRRRAVVLATLAALLIAATAIVLAWQWPFVPQRPSVAVLPFANLSSDAGQDYFTDGITDSLIADLTMLSDLDVIGHNSVFAYKGKPLVLADIGRDLGVRFIVEGSVQRIGDQIRVNAQLSDAASGDHLWANRFNRAAADVMAVQDELSRQIAEALGLKLTQSEAERITRPPTANLEAYDYYLRAEQATRTGRRSRLLEALALFDKAEALDPGFAEAFAADAHATAYVWRSAYDDVLQSALARKRAYEKASRALALDPVLSSPYAVLAVMQVVDRRYEQAVASAQQAVSLGPADAEAHMALAYVQLFSGNHAEAGAAVETALRHDPNLSAINRYTAGLVFYLQRDYTKAIDSFERARDGSPGNGDFVTPLAMAYARAGRLDDARATVAEGIRFVAGRDSLAGWRISNAHFRNEQDLVFILDALREAGLPEWPFGFKGNEQDRLHGEEIASTVIGKLLRGKTEPSGSPALMQIERDGKAAFRSATQMITGTVFVNGDMLCEQSENAFGRADCGPVYRPANSPAETSYAYVNSTKVFYFSPVK; from the coding sequence ATGGAGCGCCGCCTTGCAGCAGTCCTGATTGCGGATGTGGTCGGTTATAGCCGCCTGAGCGAGATCGACGAAGAGGGAACGCGTATCCGCTTCCACACCGACCTCCACGAACTCTTCGAACCGAAGATCGCCACGCATCACGGCCGCCTGATTAAGACCATGGGCGACGGGATTCTGGTTGAGTTCCACAGCGTGGTGGATGCTTTGCGCTGCGCCGTCAAAATCCAGCAACAAAAGGCGGAACGCAATGCGGCCCTGCGGCCCGAGCAGCGAATGCTTTTCCGCATCGGCGTCAATCTCGGCGATGTCATCGTCGAAGGAGAGGACATTCATGGAGACGGCGTCAACATAGCGGCGCGCCTGGAGAGCCTTGCCCAGCCCGGCGGGATTTGCATATCCGGCACCGCATTCGATCACACGGTACACAAGGCTGATGTCGGCTTCTCGGCTCTTGGTGAGCAGCGACTGAAGAACATAGCCGATCCCGTTCGCGTCTATCGTGTTCTGTTAGATCCCTCCGAGGCAGGCAAGGTCGTCGCCTCCCGTCGGCCGCGCCGCCGGGCGGTCGTCCTAGCCACACTTGCAGCACTGTTGATTGCGGCCACTGCGATTGTCCTCGCATGGCAATGGCCATTTGTGCCCCAACGTCCATCTGTCGCGGTGCTTCCTTTCGCCAATTTGAGTAGCGACGCCGGCCAGGATTATTTCACCGATGGCATTACAGACAGCCTGATTGCCGATCTGACCATGCTTTCGGACCTTGACGTCATCGGTCATAATTCGGTGTTTGCATACAAAGGCAAGCCTCTCGTTTTGGCCGACATCGGACGCGATCTCGGCGTGCGTTTTATCGTTGAGGGCAGCGTGCAACGGATAGGCGATCAAATCCGCGTCAATGCACAGCTGAGCGATGCCGCAAGCGGTGACCACTTGTGGGCTAACCGATTTAATCGCGCCGCGGCAGATGTCATGGCTGTGCAGGATGAGCTCAGCCGGCAGATTGCCGAAGCGCTCGGCCTGAAACTCACTCAATCCGAGGCGGAACGGATTACCCGTCCGCCGACCGCCAATCTCGAGGCATACGACTACTACCTTCGTGCTGAGCAGGCGACGCGCACCGGCCGCCGTTCCCGGCTGCTCGAGGCACTGGCGCTCTTTGACAAGGCGGAGGCGCTCGACCCCGGTTTTGCAGAGGCCTTCGCGGCCGACGCGCATGCGACCGCTTATGTCTGGCGAAGCGCGTACGACGACGTTCTGCAGAGCGCGTTGGCGCGAAAAAGAGCCTACGAGAAGGCAAGCCGCGCGCTGGCTCTCGACCCGGTTCTATCATCGCCATACGCTGTTCTTGCCGTCATGCAAGTCGTCGACCGCCGCTACGAGCAGGCGGTCGCCTCGGCGCAGCAGGCAGTATCGCTTGGGCCTGCCGATGCCGAAGCTCATATGGCGTTGGCATACGTTCAACTGTTCTCCGGAAATCATGCCGAAGCCGGCGCGGCCGTCGAGACGGCGCTCAGGCACGATCCGAACCTCTCCGCCATCAACCGATATACGGCCGGCCTGGTGTTTTATTTGCAGCGCGACTACACGAAGGCCATCGACAGCTTCGAACGCGCGCGCGATGGTTCTCCGGGAAATGGCGATTTCGTTACCCCACTCGCTATGGCCTATGCCCGTGCCGGTCGCCTCGATGACGCTCGTGCAACTGTCGCCGAAGGAATTCGCTTTGTGGCTGGACGCGATTCCCTGGCGGGCTGGCGTATCAGCAATGCCCATTTCCGCAACGAGCAGGATTTGGTGTTTATCCTCGATGCCCTGCGCGAGGCCGGCCTGCCGGAATGGCCGTTCGGTTTCAAGGGCAATGAGCAGGATCGGCTGCACGGTGAAGAAATCGCAAGCACCGTCATCGGTAAACTCCTCCGGGGCAAGACCGAGCCCTCAGGAAGCCCTGCACTCATGCAAATCGAACGCGACGGCAAGGCGGCCTTCCGCTCGGCGACGCAGATGATCACCGGAACGGTTTTCGTCAATGGCGACATGCTTTGCGAGCAGAGTGAAAACGCATTTGGACGAGCCGATTGCGGCCCGGTCTACAGACCTGCAAACTCGCCCGCAGAAACCAGCTATGCTTACGTGAACTCCACCAAGGTCTTCTATTTTTCGCCCGTCAAATAG
- a CDS encoding conserved hypothetical protein (KEGG: hypothetical protein) codes for MYAGTISGARGIGHSMAVILLALAAVGGSRAFADDSVNTGYFGGVAIMGYDPVAYFTEGKAVKGSEEFSHEWLGTPWLFANAKHREMFISEPIKYAPQYGGYCAGEVALGSVTINVDPEAFKIIDGKLYLIYDKGSAEGFAAHVAEAVPKADSNWPKVAADLERDQYH; via the coding sequence ATGTATGCGGGGACCATAAGCGGTGCGCGAGGAATTGGGCATTCTATGGCGGTGATCCTTCTGGCTTTGGCAGCTGTCGGTGGATCGCGGGCTTTCGCCGACGACTCGGTAAACACGGGCTACTTCGGCGGCGTGGCGATCATGGGATACGACCCCGTCGCCTATTTCACCGAAGGCAAAGCGGTGAAAGGCTCCGAGGAATTCTCCCACGAATGGCTGGGGACGCCGTGGCTTTTCGCCAATGCCAAACACCGCGAAATGTTCATCAGCGAGCCGATCAAATATGCGCCTCAGTATGGCGGTTACTGCGCGGGCGAGGTGGCTCTGGGGTCGGTGACGATCAACGTCGATCCGGAAGCGTTCAAGATCATCGACGGCAAGCTTTACCTAATCTACGACAAGGGATCGGCCGAGGGGTTTGCCGCTCATGTGGCCGAGGCAGTGCCGAAAGCCGACAGCAACTGGCCGAAGGTCGCCGCCGATCTCGAACGGGATCAGTATCACTGA
- a CDS encoding Ankyrin (PFAM: Ankyrin~SMART: Ankyrin~KEGG: ankyrin repeat protein), translated as MRGLLASVTLIFTATVAAAGSPLFDAVATGNTAVVEQVLATGADVDSRTRDQATPLINAALGAQLPIAELLIGKGADVMARNSGGFTPLHAAAFSGSLPISKLLLHHGATLDDAANKAGVTPLMVAGEENHVALATFLLAEGADVGHAEVHGYTPITRAIWKGNTDIVRLFKRHGAPCPPASRIGEKEYAKCMEIHD; from the coding sequence ATGCGTGGGCTGCTTGCATCGGTGACGTTGATTTTCACAGCGACGGTGGCCGCTGCGGGGAGCCCCTTGTTCGATGCCGTTGCCACCGGCAACACCGCCGTCGTCGAGCAGGTTCTGGCTACCGGTGCCGATGTCGACAGCCGGACACGCGATCAGGCAACACCTCTCATTAACGCCGCGCTCGGAGCCCAGCTTCCCATAGCTGAATTGCTGATCGGCAAAGGCGCCGACGTCATGGCTCGGAATTCAGGCGGCTTTACGCCGCTTCATGCCGCGGCCTTTTCCGGCAGCTTGCCGATCAGCAAACTGCTTCTCCACCACGGCGCGACGCTCGACGATGCGGCCAACAAAGCGGGTGTGACGCCGCTGATGGTCGCCGGTGAGGAAAACCACGTCGCTCTCGCCACGTTTCTTCTCGCTGAGGGGGCTGACGTCGGTCATGCGGAGGTTCATGGCTACACGCCAATCACGCGAGCGATCTGGAAGGGCAACACCGACATCGTGCGGCTTTTCAAGCGGCATGGCGCGCCTTGCCCTCCGGCCAGCCGCATTGGCGAAAAAGAATACGCGAAGTGCATGGAAATTCATGATTGA